From the Pontiella agarivorans genome, one window contains:
- a CDS encoding sulfatase family protein codes for MNKQWLFLVFLGVCAQGIAASKPNIVYILADDMGPGDVSCYNAEGKIPTPHIDRMAREGMKFMDAHTGSSVCTPTRYGIITGRYCWRTRKKEGVLGGHSNPLIPQSRETVASFLKKEDYATAIIGKWHLGMSWENDAAPNAKRVTAKNVKNPKAPIKNGPTTLGFDYYFGLSSSLDHDPHAYVENDQLLGELELETGKRYGPEMVARGLPSGHPGWCAKGFKNEMVLTDLARKTDEWITANRDRPFFVYLALTSPHMPICPRKEFQGKSGIGKHGDFVMETDWVVGEVLKTLDKLNLAENTLVIFTSDNGTSGKAGIPNMEKLGHFPSGIYRGQKKSIFEGGHRMPFVARWPKTIKPGTESTDLICTTDLLATLADLAGKTLPDDVGEDSVSFLPALQGKRIPGAQERLVVHHDSAGYFAARKGKWKLVLDAYNGKKTGTIKGAPIKNESRTMLFDMNADPRETDNLIQQYPEVAEALKNELAGIIQAGRSTPGSAQANDPLRKGESWKQLELLAEYLK; via the coding sequence ATGAATAAGCAGTGGCTGTTTTTGGTTTTTTTGGGGGTTTGTGCACAGGGAATTGCGGCAAGTAAGCCCAATATTGTCTATATTCTGGCTGATGACATGGGGCCGGGGGATGTGTCCTGTTATAACGCAGAGGGTAAAATTCCGACGCCGCACATCGACCGCATGGCACGCGAAGGTATGAAGTTTATGGATGCCCATACCGGTTCCAGTGTCTGTACGCCGACGCGTTACGGGATTATCACGGGGCGCTATTGCTGGCGGACCAGGAAGAAGGAGGGCGTGCTGGGGGGGCATTCGAATCCGTTAATTCCGCAAAGCCGCGAAACGGTCGCGTCATTTCTGAAAAAAGAAGACTATGCAACCGCGATCATTGGCAAATGGCATTTGGGCATGAGTTGGGAAAATGATGCGGCTCCCAATGCCAAGCGGGTAACGGCAAAGAACGTGAAAAACCCAAAAGCGCCAATTAAAAACGGACCGACGACGCTGGGGTTTGATTATTATTTCGGACTTTCCTCCTCGCTGGATCATGACCCGCATGCCTATGTGGAAAATGATCAGTTGCTGGGAGAACTGGAACTGGAAACCGGCAAACGTTATGGGCCGGAAATGGTGGCTCGCGGGTTGCCGAGCGGGCATCCGGGCTGGTGCGCAAAAGGATTTAAAAATGAGATGGTGCTGACGGATCTGGCGCGGAAAACGGACGAGTGGATCACGGCAAATCGCGACCGGCCCTTTTTCGTTTATCTGGCGCTCACCTCTCCGCATATGCCGATCTGTCCGCGAAAGGAATTTCAGGGAAAAAGCGGGATCGGGAAACATGGCGATTTTGTGATGGAGACCGACTGGGTGGTTGGCGAAGTCCTGAAAACATTGGATAAACTGAACCTCGCAGAAAATACGCTGGTGATCTTTACCTCTGACAATGGCACCAGCGGAAAGGCCGGAATTCCCAATATGGAAAAGCTGGGGCATTTTCCCAGCGGAATTTATCGGGGCCAGAAAAAATCTATTTTTGAAGGCGGGCACCGCATGCCGTTTGTTGCCCGTTGGCCGAAAACCATTAAACCGGGGACGGAATCGACAGATCTGATCTGCACGACCGATCTGCTGGCTACGCTGGCGGATCTTGCCGGGAAGACGCTGCCGGATGATGTGGGCGAGGACAGCGTCAGTTTTCTTCCGGCATTGCAGGGAAAACGGATCCCGGGTGCGCAGGAACGATTGGTGGTGCACCATGATTCGGCGGGATATTTTGCGGCTCGCAAGGGGAAGTGGAAGCTGGTTCTGGATGCTTATAACGGGAAAAAAACGGGGACGATTAAAGGAGCTCCTATCAAAAACGAGTCCCGTACCATGCTTTTCGATATGAATGCTGATCCTCGTGAAACGGATAATCTGATCCAGCAATATCCGGAGGTGGCCGAGGCGTTGAAGAACGAGCTGGCCGGAATCATTCAGGCCGGGCGCAGTACGCCCGGCAGCGCCCAGGCGAACGATCCGTTGCGCAAGGGGGAATCCTGGAAACAGCTTGAGTTGCTAGCGGAGTATTTGAAGTAA
- a CDS encoding sulfatase family protein, protein MKWIKLISTTLLLAGAVQAANRPNFIMMMCDDMGYGDVGFNGHPYVQTPHLDKLAADGANLTHFYSIGPVCSPTRVSLVTGRHHYRMGVFSANRAHLPKEEYTIARMLKSKGYTTGHFGKWHMGTLSREISPKGKGRKPELNYAPPWERDYDHSFVTEVAVKTWNPTEGRQAPNNFYYEDGVVTTENLRGGSSRIIMDRVIPFIDQAVESDTPFLSVIWFNAPHKDVEAGPDYLKRYEGFGGAAHYFGCISEVDDQVGRLRAELERLGVADNTVIFFTSDNGPLGGVLKSKETYGKSKNRLTGNSGGFTGGKRDATEGGVRVPGLACWPGQIEPGSVIDVPMSVLDYLPTLAGALEVELPQDRVLDGENVLPILRGKKQVHDKSIPFRYENDAWIVKGKMKLMIQSPTDPSKDRMFDLSTDKTEADNVLKHYPEQAAEMRKELLAFLDSAKYSHAGREYGTDFRPVEEWHALGMLSRKMKKKAKEEQ, encoded by the coding sequence ATGAAATGGATAAAGCTAATCAGCACAACCTTGTTGCTCGCTGGTGCGGTACAGGCGGCAAACAGGCCGAATTTCATCATGATGATGTGTGATGATATGGGCTATGGTGATGTTGGTTTTAATGGCCATCCGTATGTCCAGACTCCGCATCTGGATAAATTGGCGGCGGACGGGGCGAATCTGACGCATTTTTATTCCATCGGCCCGGTCTGTTCCCCGACACGGGTTTCTTTAGTGACCGGCCGCCATCATTATCGGATGGGCGTTTTCAGTGCCAACCGCGCGCATCTGCCGAAGGAAGAATACACGATTGCCCGCATGCTGAAGTCGAAGGGATATACCACCGGGCATTTCGGCAAGTGGCATATGGGCACGCTCAGCCGGGAAATTTCGCCCAAGGGAAAGGGACGTAAACCTGAGCTGAACTATGCCCCGCCGTGGGAGCGTGACTATGATCACTCCTTTGTGACCGAAGTGGCCGTGAAAACATGGAATCCGACCGAGGGCCGCCAGGCACCGAACAATTTTTATTACGAAGACGGAGTGGTAACCACTGAAAATCTGCGTGGCGGCTCATCACGCATCATTATGGATCGCGTAATTCCGTTCATTGATCAGGCTGTCGAAAGCGATACGCCGTTTCTTTCGGTCATTTGGTTCAACGCGCCGCACAAAGATGTGGAGGCCGGGCCGGATTATCTGAAGCGTTATGAAGGTTTCGGCGGTGCTGCGCATTATTTCGGCTGTATTTCTGAAGTGGATGATCAGGTTGGGCGCCTGCGGGCCGAGCTGGAACGGCTGGGTGTTGCCGATAATACGGTGATCTTCTTTACCAGCGATAACGGGCCGCTGGGCGGAGTGTTGAAGTCGAAGGAAACCTACGGCAAAAGCAAAAACCGGCTGACGGGTAATTCAGGCGGGTTCACCGGCGGCAAGCGTGATGCCACAGAAGGCGGTGTGCGTGTTCCGGGGCTGGCCTGCTGGCCGGGACAGATTGAGCCGGGAAGCGTGATCGATGTTCCGATGTCGGTACTTGACTATCTGCCGACGCTGGCCGGAGCTCTGGAGGTTGAGTTGCCGCAGGATCGTGTGCTGGACGGTGAAAATGTCCTGCCGATTCTGCGTGGCAAAAAGCAGGTGCACGACAAGTCGATCCCGTTCCGTTATGAAAATGATGCCTGGATCGTAAAGGGCAAAATGAAGCTGATGATTCAGTCACCGACGGATCCTTCCAAGGATCGTATGTTTGACCTTTCAACGGATAAAACGGAGGCCGATAACGTCTTGAAACACTATCCGGAACAGGCAGCCGAAATGCGCAAGGAGCTGCTGGCCTTTCTGGATTCGGCAAAGTACAGCCATGCCGGAAGGGAGTACGGTACGGATTTCCGGCCGGTGGAGGAGTGGCATGCTTTGGGGATGTTGAGCCGTAAGATGAAAAAGAAAGCGAAGGAAGAGCAATGA